A single window of Onychostoma macrolepis isolate SWU-2019 chromosome 16, ASM1243209v1, whole genome shotgun sequence DNA harbors:
- the tgfbr2b gene encoding LOW QUALITY PROTEIN: TGF-beta receptor type-2 (The sequence of the model RefSeq protein was modified relative to this genomic sequence to represent the inferred CDS: deleted 1 base in 1 codon), with translation MEQYWLSLLCWGTFLISSVVMDRSGVDGMHPLSNPIRLPQLCKFCDVEASDCKGTGTCESNCSITSICANADEICVAIWRKSDDNNTIETLCHKPSEPLYGIMVENYNNTKCEMKKRMSNRGPFHICSCNAEECNDMLMFTLPIVPDPTNNQVVLVILVSLLPLLVLAVLVIASFYWYRMYRRRKLDEWETKKPSKRKGPKGPLDCSDACAIMMDDDRSDSSSTHANNLNHNTEPLPIELDLQVGKGRFAEVYKAKLRQSPSEQFETVAVKIFPYEEYASWKNEKDIFSDIDLKHENILHFLTAEERKVEKQYWLITAYHPRGNLQEYLTRHLISWEDLRLLGGSLARGVAHLHSDHTTCGRPKVPIVHRDLKSSNILVKNDLSCCLCDFGLGLRLDNSLSVDDLANSGQVGTARYMAPEVLESRINLENIESFKQTDVYSMALVLWEITSRCNAIGEVKDYEPPFGSKVREHPCVESMKDNVLRDRGRPEIPNSWMKHQGVAAVCSTINECWDHDPEARLTAQCVAERWRDDDDLDKLSTCSSSEEKIPEDCSVSVSDDK, from the exons ATGGAGCAATATTGGCTTTCTCTGCTCTGTTGGGGGACTTTTTTGATTTCTTCGGTTGTCATGGATCGGAGCGGAGTCG ATGGGATGCATCCTTTATCTAATCCAATTCGGCTTCCTCAACTGTGTAAGTTCTGTGACGTGGAGGCATCCGACTGTAAAGGCACCGGCACCTGTGAAAGCAACTGCAGCATCACATCCATCTGTGCCAATGCTGATGAAATCTGTGTGGCTATCTG GAGGAAGAGTGATGACAACAACACGATCGAGACGTTGTGCCACAAACCCTCCGAGCCCCTCTACGGCATCATGGTGGAGAACTACAACAACACCAAGTGCGAAATGAAAAAGAGGATGTCAAACAGAGGCCCATTCCACATCTGCTCCTGCAACGCAGAGGAGTGTAACGACATGCTGATGTTCACACTCC CTATTGTTCCAGACCCAACAAATAACCAGGTAGTGTTGGTGATCCTTGTTAGTTTGTTGCCCCTCCTGGTTCTGGCTGTGCTGGTCATCGCCTCCTTCTACTGGTATCGTATGTACCGTCGCCGCAAACTCGATGAGTGGGAGACCAAAAAGCCATCCAAACGCAAGGGCCCCAAAGGCCCGCTTGACTGTAGCGATGCCTGCGCCATCATGATGGACGACGACCGCTCTGACAGCAGCTCCACGCACGCCAACAACCTCAACCACAACACAGAACCTCTGCCCATCGAGCTGGACCTTCAGGTGGGCAAGGGCCGCTTCGCCGAGGTGTACAAAGCCAAGCTGAGACAAAGCCCCTCGGAACAGTTCGAAACTGTGGCGGTGAAGATCTTCCCCTACGAAGAGTATGCATCCTGGAAGAACGAAAAGGACATCTTCTCGGACATTGATCTGAAGCACGAGAACATCCTACACTTCCTGACAGCTGAGGAGAGGAAGGTGGAGAAACAGTACTGGCTGATCACCGCCTATCATCCACGCGGGAACCTGCAGGAATACCTCACTCGACACCTCATCAGCTGGGAGGACCTGCGGCTGCTCGGGGGCTCGCTGGCCCGGGGTGTGGCTCATTTGCATAGTGACCACACCACTTGCGGGCGGCCCAAAGTGCCCATCGTCCACCGAGATCTGAAGAGCTCTAACATCCTGGTGAAGAATGACCTCAGTTGTTGCCTCTGTGATTTTGGACTTGGCCTCCGCCTTGATAACTCTCTTTCGGTGGATGACTTGGCCAACAGTGGACAG GTGGGTACAGCCAGGTACATGGCTCCAGAAGTGCTGGAATCAAGGATCAACCTTGAGAACATCGAGTCATTCAAGCAAACCGACGTCTACTCCATGGCCCTGGTGCTGTGGGAGATAACATCCAGGTGTAACGCCATCGGAG AGGTTAAGGATTACGAACCTCCATTTGGTTCAAAAGTCCGAGAGCACCCCTGTGTGGAGAGCATGAAAGACAATGTGCTGAGAGACCGGGGCAGACCAGAGATTCCCAACAGCTGGATGAAACACCAG GGTGTAGCTGCAGTCTGCTCCACCATCAACGAGTGCTGGGATCACGATCCTGAGGCCCGGCTCACGGCGCAGTGTGTGGCCGAACGCTGGCGAGAT GACGATGACCTAGACAAGTTGTCCACCTGCAGCAGCTCCGAGGAGAAGATTCCAGAAGATTGCTCCGTGAGCGTGAGCGATGACaaatga